One Romeriopsis navalis LEGE 11480 genomic window carries:
- a CDS encoding CHAT domain-containing protein, producing the protein DQKRGLRSAVIYAMFVPDSFVPQTRSEVNPSTAAIPSLLRAIEPRPSDRLELIFITANGKLSRRSTPYRRQEIAQQIGYFWLTNSDIQNPQSFDQFSRELQQWLFAPIQAELQAAKINGLMYVLDQGLRSLPLASMHNGQTSLLQDYTVSVIPSLGMLDRRQTPLQNQTTLAMGASKFQQLVPLPAVPQELKMIQQQGFSGQHFLNESFTLANVVQQKRQKRPGILHLATHADFNIGQPQNSFIQLWDQRLTLDQIDRLKLRDTDLELLILSACNTATGDPVAELGFTGMASLFGVRTALGSLWSISDLGTFAFMSEFYGHLAQSPSRVDALRQAQLAMRQGKVRTDNGKLVTSQGKRLDLPEFLDASLRDGDFSHPYYWSGFTMVGNPW; encoded by the coding sequence GATCAAAAGCGGGGTCTGCGATCGGCGGTAATTTATGCGATGTTTGTGCCGGACAGCTTTGTGCCGCAAACCCGCAGTGAAGTGAATCCGTCCACTGCCGCGATTCCGAGTTTACTCCGTGCGATCGAACCGCGCCCCAGCGATCGGCTAGAGCTGATTTTCATTACCGCTAATGGCAAGTTGAGCCGTCGATCGACGCCTTATCGCCGCCAGGAAATTGCGCAGCAGATCGGTTATTTCTGGTTAACTAACTCGGATATCCAGAATCCCCAAAGTTTTGACCAATTTAGTCGTGAGTTGCAGCAGTGGCTGTTTGCCCCGATTCAAGCCGAATTACAAGCTGCCAAAATTAATGGCTTGATGTACGTCTTGGATCAGGGGTTACGATCATTACCCCTGGCGTCTATGCATAACGGTCAAACATCCTTGTTGCAAGACTATACCGTGAGCGTGATTCCGAGTCTGGGCATGCTCGATCGACGCCAAACGCCGCTGCAAAATCAGACGACTTTAGCGATGGGGGCTTCCAAATTTCAGCAGTTGGTGCCGTTACCGGCCGTGCCGCAGGAGTTGAAAATGATTCAGCAGCAAGGCTTTTCGGGACAACATTTCCTGAATGAATCGTTTACGTTGGCGAATGTGGTGCAGCAGAAACGCCAGAAACGACCGGGAATTTTGCACTTGGCGACCCATGCAGATTTCAATATTGGCCAGCCGCAGAACTCATTTATTCAACTTTGGGATCAACGCCTGACCTTGGATCAAATTGATCGTCTCAAACTACGTGATACCGACTTGGAACTTCTGATCTTAAGTGCTTGTAATACAGCTACGGGTGATCCAGTGGCTGAATTGGGGTTTACGGGCATGGCTTCACTGTTTGGTGTACGTACTGCCCTAGGGAGCCTGTGGTCGATCTCGGACTTGGGGACGTTTGCCTTTATGAGCGAATTTTATGGTCACCTGGCTCAGTCACCGTCCCGCGTTGATGCATTGCGACAGGCACAATTGGCAATGCGTCAAGGAAAAGTGCGGACTGACAACGGTAAACTGGTGACAAGTCAAGGTAAGCGGCTGGATTTGCCAGAATTTCTCGATGCTAGCCTTCGCGATGGCGATTTTTCGCATCCCTATTACTGGTCGGGCTTTACGATGGTCGGTAATCCTTGGTAA